In a single window of the Neodiprion virginianus isolate iyNeoVirg1 chromosome 1, iyNeoVirg1.1, whole genome shotgun sequence genome:
- the LOC124310430 gene encoding UBX domain-containing protein 6, with protein MADKIKAFFQKKKSDAKFKMAGKGYKLTESTSSSKSNSNETVKPVTRAEPTTEAKIAGQAALARLESKRPDPTKFNTSYAAIQAQVKRELEAERKAASNEAKEIALPKEQKIPQEVEANPLLAVRGVYFRCPIISDEILTRDEWKSKIRQFLYEQLNYEEPGLTACLIIHSCNAGKEKVEQCVETMCKYLENIINNPGEEKYWKIRMSNRVFQDKVKPVEGALQLFKAAGFEMVKLAHQEQEEDFLVWNPEKSSIEQVGILVDALRTAEPVRIELDRNLQVLLPSQAAKRNELPPIFFTMSPEEIKKEHQLRSEAVAKSQILRTKAMREKEELREMKKYRYALIRVRFPDGVMLQGTFAVYERVENVVEFVRENLISDEIPFVLTTPTGHRLGNEDYEKTLVDNRLVPASILNFSWDTEILDTKGPTEYLKEEIICLIQST; from the exons ATGGCGGACAAGATCAAAGCATTTTTCCAGAAAAAGAAATCCGATGCCAAATTTAAGATGGCTGGAAAGGGGTACAA ATTAACCGAATCGACGAGTTCATCAAAATCGAACTCTAACGAAACAGTGAAGCCAGTGACGCGGGCGGAACCAACCACAGAAGCTAAAATTGCAGGACAAGCTGCCCTGGCGAGGCTCGAGTCGAAGAGGCCAGACCCGACAAAGTTCAACAC ATCGTACGCGGCTATCCAGGCACAAGTCAAACGAGAACTGGAGGCGGAGAGAAAAGCGGCGAGTAATGAGGCAAAGGAAATCGCGCTGCCAAAGGAGCAGAAAATCCCACAGGAGGTCGAGGCAAACCCGCTGCTCGCTGTACGCGGGGTTTATTTTCGCTGTCCGATTATTTCTGACGAAATATTAACCAGGGACGAGTGGAAGAGCAAGATTCGACAGTTCCTTTACGAGCAGCTCAATTACGAGGAGCCCGGACTCACCGCCTGCCTCATCATTCATAGTTGTAATGCCGGGAAAGAAAAGGTTGAACAGTGTGTCGAAACCATGTGCAAGTACCttgaaaatatcatcaataatCCGGGGGAGGAGAAATACTGGAAAATACGAATGTCCAATCGGGTATTTCAG GACAAAGTGAAGCCCGTCGAGGGTGCCTTGCAGCTGTTTAAAGCCGCTGGGTTTGAGATGGTCAAACTAGCGCATCAGGAACAGGAAGAGGACTTCCTGGTTTGGAATCCGGAAAAATCTTCGATCGAGCAAGTCGGTATACTGGTTGATGCCCTGAGGACGGCAGAGCCCGTTCGAATTGAGTTGGACAGAAACTTACAAGTCTTACTGCCGAGTCAGGCAGCGAAAAGAAACGAATTACCTCCAATTTTCTTCACCATGTCGCCGGAGGAGATTAAGAAGGAGCATCAGCTCAG GTCTGAAGCGGTAGCAAAGAGTCAAATTCTCCGTACGAAGGCGATGCGGGAAAAAGAGGAATTGcgagaaatgaagaaataccGTTACGCCTTGATACGGGTGCGTTTCCCGGACGGGGTAATGCTTCAAGGCACCTTCGCGGTTTACGAAAGGGTCGAGAACGTCGTAGAATTTGTCAGAGAGAATTTGATCAGCGACGAGATACCGTTCGTTTTAACAACGCCGACGGGTCATCGTCTCGGGAATGAAGACTATGAAAAGACCTTGGTTGACAACAGACTGGTCCCCGCATCaatactgaatttcagctgGGATACGGAGATTTTAGATACCAAGGGACCCACCGAATATCTCAAAGAAGAAATCATCTGCCTGATACAGTCCACGTAA
- the LOC124310431 gene encoding protein Wnt-5b-like isoform X1 codes for MACKNWVLVLLGVSLAAAASTRSGTWINVGLQGIRQLEAMRTTELYEVGASPLCANLNGLSPGQGRLCQLYQDHMAGVARGARAGIAECQHQFRDRRWNCSTVEDGTVFGPVLGIASRETAFVHAMAAAGVVYSVSRACRDGQLSSCGCSRSGRPRDLNREWIWGGCGDNLEYGYKFTQGFVDVRERERSYKRGSREQGRSLMNLHNNEAGRRAVVKKSKVTCKCHGVSGSCSLITCWQQLASFREVGDYLLDKYDGATEVRVNRRGRLSIRDPRFTLPTANDLVYLEDSPNFCLRNLSMGSLGTQGRVCNRTSAGMDGCNLLCCGRGYNTQKTIVRERCECKFHWCCFVECKTCVKSVDVHTCK; via the exons AAACGTAGGCCTGCAGGGTATACGCCAGTTAGAGGCGATGAGAACGACGGAGTTGTACGAGGTGGGAGCATCGCCACTTTGCGCGAACTTGAACGGTCTCTCTCCAGGGCAGGGGAGGCTTTGCCAGCTCTATCAGGATCACATGGCCGGTGTGGCACGAGGCGCGAGAGCCGGAATCGCCGAGTGTCAGCACCAATTCCGTGACAGAAGATGGAACTGCTCGACAGTCGAGGATGGGACGGTCTTCGGTCCGGTACTCGGAATCG CCAGCAGAGAAACGGCGTTCGTCCACGCCATGGCTGCCGCTGGTGTCGTATACTCCGTCAGCCGTGCCTGCAGGGATGGCCAGCTGTCGTCCTGCGGATGCTCGAGGAGCGGACGTCCGAGGGATCTTAATCGAGAGTGGATCTGGGGCGGCTGTGGCGACAATCTCGAGTACGGTTACAA GTTCACTCAGGGCTTTGTCGACGTTCGGGAACGCGAACGAAGCTACAAAAGGGGCAGTCGAGAGCAGGGCAGAAGTCTTATGAATCTTCACAACAACGAGGCTGGCCGTAGG GCAGTTGTAAAGAAATCAAAGGTAACCTGCAAGTGCCACGGTGTCTCTGGAAGCTGTAGTCTCATCACGTGTTGGCAGCAGCTCGCCTCCTTCAGGGAAGTCG gTGATTATCTGCTGGATAAATACGACGGGGCAACCGAAGTCCGAGTAAATAGAAGGGGACGTCTCTCGATCCGAGACCCACGCTTCACCCTCCCGACCGCCAACGACCTGGTCTACCTCGAAGACTCGCCGAATTTTTGTCTCAGAAATCTGAGCATGGGATCCCTAG GCACCCAGGGGCGAGTGTGCAACAGAACGTCGGCCGGTATGGACGGATGTAATCTTCTGTGCTGCGGAAGGGGTTATAACACTCAGAAGACGATAGTGAGGGAAAGGTGCGAGTGCAAGTTTCACTGGTGTTGTTTTGTCGAGTGTAAGACATGCGTAAAGAGCGTCGATGTGCACACGTGCAAGTAG
- the LOC124310431 gene encoding protein Wnt-5b-like isoform X2: MRTTELYEVGASPLCANLNGLSPGQGRLCQLYQDHMAGVARGARAGIAECQHQFRDRRWNCSTVEDGTVFGPVLGIASRETAFVHAMAAAGVVYSVSRACRDGQLSSCGCSRSGRPRDLNREWIWGGCGDNLEYGYKFTQGFVDVRERERSYKRGSREQGRSLMNLHNNEAGRRAVVKKSKVTCKCHGVSGSCSLITCWQQLASFREVGDYLLDKYDGATEVRVNRRGRLSIRDPRFTLPTANDLVYLEDSPNFCLRNLSMGSLGTQGRVCNRTSAGMDGCNLLCCGRGYNTQKTIVRERCECKFHWCCFVECKTCVKSVDVHTCK; this comes from the exons ATGAGAACGACGGAGTTGTACGAGGTGGGAGCATCGCCACTTTGCGCGAACTTGAACGGTCTCTCTCCAGGGCAGGGGAGGCTTTGCCAGCTCTATCAGGATCACATGGCCGGTGTGGCACGAGGCGCGAGAGCCGGAATCGCCGAGTGTCAGCACCAATTCCGTGACAGAAGATGGAACTGCTCGACAGTCGAGGATGGGACGGTCTTCGGTCCGGTACTCGGAATCG CCAGCAGAGAAACGGCGTTCGTCCACGCCATGGCTGCCGCTGGTGTCGTATACTCCGTCAGCCGTGCCTGCAGGGATGGCCAGCTGTCGTCCTGCGGATGCTCGAGGAGCGGACGTCCGAGGGATCTTAATCGAGAGTGGATCTGGGGCGGCTGTGGCGACAATCTCGAGTACGGTTACAA GTTCACTCAGGGCTTTGTCGACGTTCGGGAACGCGAACGAAGCTACAAAAGGGGCAGTCGAGAGCAGGGCAGAAGTCTTATGAATCTTCACAACAACGAGGCTGGCCGTAGG GCAGTTGTAAAGAAATCAAAGGTAACCTGCAAGTGCCACGGTGTCTCTGGAAGCTGTAGTCTCATCACGTGTTGGCAGCAGCTCGCCTCCTTCAGGGAAGTCG gTGATTATCTGCTGGATAAATACGACGGGGCAACCGAAGTCCGAGTAAATAGAAGGGGACGTCTCTCGATCCGAGACCCACGCTTCACCCTCCCGACCGCCAACGACCTGGTCTACCTCGAAGACTCGCCGAATTTTTGTCTCAGAAATCTGAGCATGGGATCCCTAG GCACCCAGGGGCGAGTGTGCAACAGAACGTCGGCCGGTATGGACGGATGTAATCTTCTGTGCTGCGGAAGGGGTTATAACACTCAGAAGACGATAGTGAGGGAAAGGTGCGAGTGCAAGTTTCACTGGTGTTGTTTTGTCGAGTGTAAGACATGCGTAAAGAGCGTCGATGTGCACACGTGCAAGTAG